From a region of the Aeoliella mucimassa genome:
- a CDS encoding HD domain-containing protein: MAAVDFASLVAAILEDYALPITGFHGVAHWARVFENGMRLADETDARREVVQLFAVFHDSRRITEHFDPGHGQRGAELAKAMRGQWFELPDEDFELLYLACAGHTDQRTHPDVTVQTCWDADRLDLGRTGIIPHADYLGTEVARRRDTMHWADGRASFHLVPDWISQDWKVDLATFS, from the coding sequence ATGGCAGCAGTTGATTTTGCTTCGCTCGTTGCGGCGATACTCGAAGATTACGCACTTCCCATCACGGGCTTTCATGGCGTTGCCCATTGGGCGCGGGTGTTCGAAAACGGCATGCGGCTCGCCGACGAGACCGACGCGCGACGCGAAGTAGTGCAGTTGTTTGCGGTGTTTCACGATTCGCGGCGGATCACCGAGCACTTTGATCCTGGTCACGGACAGCGTGGGGCCGAGCTGGCCAAGGCGATGCGAGGACAGTGGTTTGAGCTTCCCGACGAGGACTTCGAGCTGCTGTATCTGGCGTGCGCCGGACATACCGATCAACGGACGCACCCCGATGTCACCGTGCAAACTTGCTGGGACGCCGACCGGTTGGATCTGGGCCGCACCGGTATCATTCCGCATGCCGATTACCTTGGTACCGAAGTGGCTCGCCGTCGTGATACGATGCACTGGGCCGACGGTCGGGCGAGTTTCCATCTGGTGCCCGACTGGATTTCGCAGGACTGGAAAGTCGACCTCGCGACATTCAGCTAA
- a CDS encoding family 78 glycoside hydrolase catalytic domain, with translation MANLRCEYLTDPLGIDVLHPRLSWQVQAIDADQRGLKQTTYQLLVATSPELLTPETADLWNSGKVCSPQTQLVEYEGEPLASDTVCYWKVRVTDREGKLSDWSEPARWSMGPQADEWSAKWIGAVAGESDGHSWDPWLRKHVTLTSPAERAELHVASVGYHELYVNGQKVDDSLLEPAVSNHRKRARYVTYDIASLLVEGDNVIGLWLGTSWAAYPLYQSDDKPSLPIVAAQGTVHCQDESTVAITTDASWKIHPSGNRLLGSWMFRNFGGEHQSPTLHIPEWNRVDYDDHDWSAATVYEPQLMVSAEMVERNRAVKTIQAIEIQQVADNEYRADMGVNFAGTLQLDLTGTPGSIIEILSSEYPAEALTHNLRSEVIVDAQGHATFRSRFNYHSGRWITLRGVTSAPQLEDIRGELVRTDFARSGQFRCSDPLLNQIYDTTNWTLENLALGGYLVDCPQRERMGYGGDGHATINTTLMNYNVGAFYTKWNQDWHDTQDDDGFLPHTAPTFWGGGGPGWSGFCVTLPWEVYQQYGDLRILEQSWPVIERWLAFLDAHSENDMLLEYHVDRNGTAPQWSFLADWLWPGSQGIEELDERLFFNSCYWIYNLQTAASIADQLGHEQAAAKYRARADEVRRAVHAKYYDADDHSYSRGMQAPMALALVVDLPPESERPLVWKRLEREIVEVREGHIHAGITGGAMLFKLLMENGRDDLIAMMTSKTDYPSWGHMLDEGATTIWECWEDPVGRRHSALHSSYLYVGAWPLRSLAGITPGEQAGFAEFTLRPAFVPQLDWVEASYDAPTGTIRSAWRRADGKRTLSIEVPANTMAEIYLPTTGEITEGKKPLNNIEDYLEVETADDSTTIYVESGKYEFSWAE, from the coding sequence GTGGCCAACTTGCGGTGCGAGTACCTGACCGATCCGCTGGGGATCGATGTGCTGCATCCTCGGTTGAGCTGGCAGGTGCAGGCGATCGATGCCGACCAGCGAGGGCTGAAGCAAACCACTTATCAGCTGTTGGTCGCCACGTCGCCTGAGTTGTTGACTCCCGAAACCGCGGACCTCTGGAACTCGGGCAAGGTCTGCAGCCCGCAAACGCAATTGGTGGAGTACGAAGGCGAGCCGCTCGCTAGCGATACGGTTTGCTATTGGAAAGTACGCGTCACGGATCGCGAGGGCAAACTCTCCGACTGGAGCGAGCCCGCCCGCTGGAGCATGGGCCCACAGGCCGACGAGTGGAGCGCGAAGTGGATTGGCGCGGTTGCCGGCGAATCCGATGGCCACTCGTGGGATCCATGGCTGCGCAAGCACGTTACGCTCACCAGCCCTGCCGAACGGGCGGAGCTGCATGTAGCGTCGGTCGGTTATCACGAGCTGTACGTCAACGGGCAGAAGGTCGACGACTCGCTGCTCGAGCCTGCGGTGTCGAACCATCGCAAGCGGGCGCGGTACGTCACGTACGACATCGCCTCGCTGCTTGTGGAGGGCGACAACGTCATCGGGCTCTGGCTCGGCACTTCGTGGGCGGCCTATCCGCTTTACCAGTCCGACGACAAACCATCGCTGCCTATCGTCGCGGCCCAAGGCACCGTGCATTGCCAAGATGAGTCGACGGTCGCCATCACGACCGACGCGTCGTGGAAGATCCATCCGAGCGGCAATCGCTTGCTTGGCAGCTGGATGTTCCGCAACTTCGGCGGCGAGCATCAATCGCCTACTCTCCATATACCAGAGTGGAATCGCGTGGACTACGACGATCACGATTGGTCAGCGGCCACGGTTTACGAGCCGCAGCTCATGGTGTCGGCCGAGATGGTCGAGCGCAACCGTGCGGTTAAGACGATCCAAGCGATCGAAATCCAGCAGGTCGCCGATAACGAGTACCGGGCCGACATGGGAGTGAACTTCGCCGGCACGTTGCAGCTAGATCTCACCGGAACGCCCGGCAGCATCATCGAAATCCTCTCGTCGGAGTATCCTGCCGAAGCGCTGACGCACAACCTGCGTAGCGAAGTGATCGTCGACGCGCAGGGCCACGCGACGTTTCGCAGCCGATTCAACTACCACAGCGGTCGCTGGATCACACTCCGCGGAGTGACCTCGGCCCCGCAGCTCGAAGACATTCGAGGCGAGTTGGTACGAACCGATTTCGCCCGGAGTGGTCAGTTCCGCTGCTCCGATCCGCTGCTCAACCAGATTTACGACACCACGAATTGGACCTTGGAGAACCTCGCCCTGGGTGGCTACCTGGTCGACTGCCCACAGCGCGAGCGAATGGGGTACGGCGGCGACGGTCACGCGACCATCAACACCACGCTGATGAACTACAACGTCGGGGCGTTTTACACCAAGTGGAACCAAGACTGGCACGACACGCAGGACGACGACGGCTTTCTACCGCACACCGCGCCGACGTTCTGGGGCGGTGGCGGGCCGGGCTGGAGCGGATTCTGCGTGACGCTGCCTTGGGAAGTGTACCAGCAGTATGGCGACCTTCGGATCCTCGAGCAGAGCTGGCCGGTGATCGAGCGATGGCTCGCGTTTCTCGACGCCCATAGTGAGAACGACATGCTGCTGGAGTATCACGTGGATCGCAACGGCACCGCGCCGCAGTGGTCGTTCCTGGCCGACTGGCTTTGGCCTGGGTCTCAGGGGATCGAGGAACTCGACGAACGGCTGTTCTTCAATAGTTGCTACTGGATTTACAACCTGCAAACCGCCGCTTCGATTGCCGACCAGCTAGGGCACGAGCAAGCGGCAGCAAAGTACCGCGCGCGGGCGGACGAGGTGCGTCGGGCGGTGCACGCGAAGTACTACGATGCCGACGACCATAGCTACTCGCGCGGCATGCAAGCACCGATGGCCTTGGCCTTGGTGGTGGATCTTCCGCCAGAGTCCGAACGCCCGCTCGTTTGGAAGCGACTGGAACGCGAGATCGTGGAAGTTCGCGAAGGGCACATCCACGCTGGCATCACCGGCGGGGCGATGCTGTTCAAGCTGCTCATGGAAAACGGCCGCGACGATCTGATCGCGATGATGACCTCGAAGACCGACTATCCGAGTTGGGGACATATGCTCGACGAGGGGGCAACCACCATCTGGGAGTGCTGGGAAGATCCGGTCGGCCGTCGACACTCGGCCCTGCATAGCTCGTATCTATACGTTGGTGCCTGGCCGCTGCGGAGCCTGGCCGGCATCACGCCCGGCGAGCAAGCTGGCTTCGCCGAGTTCACGCTCCGCCCGGCCTTCGTGCCGCAGCTCGATTGGGTCGAAGCTAGCTACGACGCCCCGACGGGAACGATTCGCTCTGCCTGGCGTCGTGCTGATGGCAAGCGGACACTATCGATCGAAGTGCCTGCGAACACGATGGCCGAAATCTATCTACCAACCACTGGAGAAATTACCGAAGGGAAAAAACCGCTAAACAACATCGAAGACTATTTGGAAGTGGAAACGGCCGACGATTCGACGACAATCTACGTGGAATCGGGCAAGTACGAGTTCTCGTGGGCCGAGTAA